The following coding sequences are from one Rathayibacter sp. SW19 window:
- the argS gene encoding arginine--tRNA ligase, whose protein sequence is MTPEQLAATLYDIIQPIVARRRESNGSDLAFEPSAVALERPKNREHGDWATNVAMRLAKPLGANPRELAAEIADAASGIDGVASAEVAGPGFINFRLDAAAAGLLAKTIVDAGEAFGTGHLYDGIRINLEFVSANPTGPIHMGGVRWAAVGDSLARVLAAEGAEVTREYYFNDHGSQIDRFARSLLAAYLGEETPEDGYGGAYIGDIAEQVVTRYDGDLAALPREDQQEVFRSIGTELMFAEITSKLHGFGVDFDVYFHEDSLHESGAVDRAIERLRELGHVFEEDGAIWLRTTTFGDDRDRVIIRSNGEPAYISGDLGYYLNKRERGFDQNLIMLGADHHGYIGRMMAMVEAFGDEPGINLQILIGQMVSLLRDGEPVKMSKRAGNIVTLDDLVDAVGVDAGRYALVRSSSDSPLEIDLDLLGKHTNENPVFYVQYAHARTRSVDRNAAASGVDRSAFAPELLTHETESALLGALQEYPRIVALAAELREPHRIARFIEEIAGLYHRWYDNCRVIPLGDEPVGDVHRTRLWLNDAAGQVIRNGLGLVGVSAPERM, encoded by the coding sequence GTGACTCCCGAACAACTTGCTGCGACCCTGTACGACATCATTCAGCCGATTGTCGCGCGTCGCCGTGAGTCGAACGGCTCCGACCTGGCATTCGAACCGAGTGCGGTCGCGTTGGAACGCCCGAAGAATCGCGAGCACGGCGACTGGGCCACCAACGTCGCGATGCGGCTGGCCAAGCCGCTGGGAGCGAATCCGCGCGAGCTGGCCGCAGAGATTGCGGATGCCGCATCCGGAATCGACGGCGTCGCATCCGCAGAAGTGGCCGGGCCCGGTTTCATCAACTTCCGCCTGGACGCGGCGGCCGCAGGACTGCTCGCGAAGACGATCGTCGACGCGGGGGAGGCGTTCGGCACAGGTCATCTGTACGACGGCATCCGGATCAATCTCGAGTTCGTGTCTGCGAACCCGACGGGGCCGATCCACATGGGCGGAGTGCGCTGGGCGGCCGTCGGCGACAGTCTCGCGCGCGTGCTCGCGGCAGAGGGTGCTGAGGTCACCCGCGAGTACTACTTCAACGACCACGGTTCGCAGATCGACCGATTCGCCCGCAGTCTCCTCGCCGCGTACCTCGGCGAGGAGACCCCGGAAGACGGCTACGGGGGAGCCTACATCGGCGACATCGCCGAGCAGGTCGTCACCCGCTACGACGGAGACCTCGCGGCGTTGCCCCGCGAGGACCAGCAGGAAGTGTTCCGCTCAATAGGCACCGAACTGATGTTCGCCGAGATCACATCGAAGCTACACGGGTTCGGCGTCGACTTCGACGTCTACTTCCACGAGGACTCCCTGCACGAATCCGGTGCGGTCGACCGTGCGATCGAGCGGCTGCGCGAACTCGGCCACGTTTTCGAGGAGGACGGCGCCATCTGGCTGCGCACTACCACGTTCGGGGACGACCGCGACCGTGTCATCATCCGCAGCAACGGCGAGCCGGCGTACATCTCCGGCGACCTCGGCTACTACCTGAACAAGCGTGAGCGCGGCTTCGATCAGAATCTGATCATGCTCGGCGCCGACCACCACGGCTACATCGGCCGCATGATGGCTATGGTCGAGGCGTTCGGCGACGAGCCCGGCATCAACCTGCAGATCCTGATCGGTCAGATGGTCAGCCTGCTGCGCGACGGCGAACCGGTCAAGATGTCCAAGCGCGCAGGCAACATCGTCACCCTCGACGACCTCGTCGACGCCGTCGGTGTGGATGCCGGCCGCTATGCACTCGTGCGCTCCTCCAGCGACTCGCCGCTGGAGATCGACCTCGACCTGCTCGGCAAGCACACGAACGAGAACCCTGTGTTCTATGTGCAATACGCGCACGCACGCACCCGGTCCGTTGACCGCAACGCGGCGGCGTCCGGAGTCGACCGCAGCGCGTTCGCCCCTGAGCTGTTGACCCACGAGACCGAATCGGCGCTGCTCGGCGCTTTGCAGGAGTATCCGCGGATCGTCGCACTTGCAGCCGAATTGCGTGAGCCGCATCGCATCGCCCGCTTCATCGAAGAGATCGCCGGGCTCTACCACCGCTGGTACGACAACTGCCGGGTCATTCCGCTCGGCGACGAGCCCGTCGGTGACGTGCATCGCACCCGATTGTGGCTGAACGACGCAGCGGGCCAGGTCATCCGCAACGGGCTCGGCCTGGTCGGCGTGTCCGCTCCAGAACGGATGTAG
- a CDS encoding LmeA family phospholipid-binding protein: protein MTARETISDSATTERFIPLRTTAPRRPRWLLIFASVFAAVVVLAAFFFVADAIIRSSAETGVAKQISSELPANVVAKDLTVQIGGVSVIGQYLAGSFDEVTLTAKQVTINGVPVHATIVGHGVPTDLAKPTKSITSTLTISEDAANKLVTVPGATSQLVFGAGTIGYSGSAHVFGFPISFEATATPKADGLDILLAPKSVKITGGPAQVDLGAVVTQLIGNKPFPVCVAQYLPKGATVTNVEVTSNAAVVTVSAEDIVLDKATFDTHARCS from the coding sequence TTGACGGCCAGAGAAACCATCAGCGATTCCGCAACGACGGAAAGGTTCATACCGCTTCGGACGACCGCGCCGCGCCGACCCCGTTGGTTGCTCATTTTCGCGTCGGTATTCGCCGCCGTGGTCGTGCTCGCGGCATTCTTCTTCGTTGCGGATGCGATCATCCGGTCATCAGCCGAGACCGGCGTCGCCAAACAGATCAGTTCGGAGCTGCCCGCAAACGTTGTGGCAAAGGACTTGACCGTTCAGATCGGAGGCGTCTCAGTGATCGGGCAATATCTTGCCGGGTCGTTCGATGAGGTGACGCTGACCGCGAAACAGGTGACGATCAACGGCGTGCCGGTGCACGCTACGATCGTCGGTCACGGCGTGCCCACAGACCTGGCCAAGCCGACAAAGTCGATCACGAGCACGCTGACGATCTCCGAGGATGCCGCAAACAAGCTTGTCACGGTTCCCGGGGCGACCTCCCAACTTGTGTTCGGGGCCGGCACCATCGGCTACAGCGGTTCAGCGCACGTGTTCGGCTTCCCGATCTCGTTCGAAGCGACCGCGACGCCGAAAGCCGACGGGCTGGACATCCTGCTGGCACCGAAATCGGTGAAGATCACCGGCGGGCCAGCCCAGGTCGACCTTGGTGCCGTGGTCACCCAGTTGATCGGGAACAAACCGTTCCCTGTTTGCGTCGCGCAATATCTGCCGAAAGGTGCCACTGTCACCAATGTCGAGGTGACGTCGAATGCCGCAGTCGTCACCGTGTCTGCCGAGGACATCGTTCTCGACAAGGCCACGTTCGACACCCACGCGCGCTGTTCGTAA
- the lysA gene encoding diaminopimelate decarboxylase, whose amino-acid sequence MVANPLAPSWLHEPADANALEPGLWPAASRRSDDGALSIAGVSAQELAAQFGTPLYIIDEADVRARAADALAAFTDAVGRIGASAKVYYAGKAFLSTQIARWVSDAGLNIDVCSGGELAVVLAAGVDPQRLGFHGNNKSVAEIDRAVAVGVGAIVIDSEQEIARVAAAARKHGVVQRVRLRVNSGVHAHTHEFLATAHEDQKFGVPLDQAQRLGSAIRAESSLSFLGLHCHIGSQIFGSDGFAESAARVLDVHARLLADGPVPELNLGGGFGIAYTSVDEPLVLAQLASQIAGAVAASCDRLGIPVPTVAFEPGRAIVGPAGLTLYTVGTTKPVSVLIDGASADRLYVSVDGGMSDNARYVLYGADYSVRIANRTSDAAPALVRIAGKHCESGDIVVDADYLPSDVAPGDLLAVPATGAYCWSLSSNYNYLPRPAVVAVLDGHARIIVRGETEDDLLAHDVRLPALESSSTTKEQL is encoded by the coding sequence GTGGTCGCCAACCCGCTCGCCCCATCGTGGCTGCACGAGCCGGCCGACGCCAATGCGCTCGAGCCTGGCCTCTGGCCGGCCGCTAGCCGCAGGAGCGACGACGGTGCGTTGAGCATCGCCGGCGTGAGTGCGCAGGAGCTGGCCGCGCAGTTCGGCACGCCCCTGTACATCATCGACGAAGCGGATGTCCGTGCGCGCGCCGCCGACGCGCTCGCGGCCTTTACCGATGCGGTCGGCCGGATCGGCGCATCCGCGAAGGTTTACTACGCGGGCAAGGCGTTTCTCAGCACCCAGATCGCGCGCTGGGTCTCCGATGCCGGCCTCAACATCGATGTCTGCAGCGGGGGAGAGCTCGCCGTTGTGCTTGCGGCGGGGGTCGATCCGCAGCGGCTGGGTTTCCACGGCAATAACAAGTCGGTTGCGGAGATCGATCGGGCCGTGGCCGTCGGTGTTGGTGCGATTGTCATCGACAGCGAGCAGGAGATCGCTCGCGTGGCGGCGGCGGCGCGCAAACACGGTGTCGTGCAACGCGTGCGGCTGCGTGTGAACAGCGGAGTGCACGCGCACACTCACGAATTTCTCGCCACGGCCCACGAGGATCAGAAGTTCGGCGTGCCGCTGGACCAGGCGCAGCGACTCGGGTCGGCGATTCGCGCAGAATCGAGCCTGTCATTCCTCGGACTGCACTGCCACATCGGATCGCAGATCTTCGGCTCAGACGGATTCGCAGAGTCGGCGGCCCGCGTTTTAGACGTTCACGCGCGCCTGCTGGCCGACGGCCCAGTGCCCGAACTCAATTTGGGGGGCGGCTTCGGCATCGCGTATACGAGCGTCGATGAACCGTTGGTGCTCGCGCAGCTCGCCTCCCAGATCGCGGGCGCCGTCGCGGCATCGTGCGACCGGCTCGGCATCCCGGTGCCGACCGTCGCTTTCGAACCGGGCCGGGCGATCGTCGGACCGGCAGGCCTGACCCTGTACACGGTCGGCACGACCAAGCCGGTCAGCGTACTGATCGACGGGGCGAGCGCTGATCGTCTCTACGTCAGCGTCGACGGAGGCATGAGCGACAACGCCCGCTACGTTCTCTACGGCGCCGACTACTCTGTTCGCATTGCAAACCGAACATCGGATGCCGCGCCGGCGCTGGTGCGGATCGCCGGCAAACACTGCGAATCCGGCGATATCGTTGTCGATGCCGACTACCTGCCGAGCGATGTCGCCCCCGGTGATCTGCTCGCGGTGCCCGCGACCGGCGCATATTGCTGGTCGCTGTCGAGCAACTACAACTACCTGCCGCGGCCGGCCGTTGTTGCTGTCTTGGACGGCCACGCTCGCATCATCGTGCGCGGCGAGACAGAGGACGACTTGCTTGCTCATGATGTCCGCCTGCCCGCTTTGGAATCCTCATCGACAACCAAGGAGCAGCTGTGA